Proteins from a genomic interval of Lolium perenne isolate Kyuss_39 chromosome 1, Kyuss_2.0, whole genome shotgun sequence:
- the LOC139831747 gene encoding uncharacterized protein: MMKEVGEYSGVAAPVSTQYPQYIRDNYTVWVTTMMWALESNEIWEAVNPGGDEFKKDASKYRKDRQTLTAICSVMPMDVKQHLISKKSAKEAWETIKTLNLGHKRVREAALQTLQKKYENLEMREDETVDAFASRVATLVNGIRALDEKLEEISIVRRFLRAAPPRYLSVVSAIEQCVDLKTLMMDDLVGRFKAHDERMKITYGDAVPEEHVMLTRAQWQAVVAKEKGDKAYDIRSDKEASRPAKKYAGEDEDDAPPRRKFDIKKVRCHNCGKLGHFKVDYRKPPKPKERALIAQEGDDGPMMLMLEVCEQKDEEELPPPSPATEIVMDHGLPCVDHVDKLCDEGVVEKLRSAPYPRETTDQASEALELVHGDICGPISPATPSGNEYFMLVVDDHSQHMWIVLLKSEDQGLQAFEKIKEAGEVKARAKKSLRIDRGGELKHKVVAMAQSMMESKGLPGKLRGEAVNTVGLLAEQGAN, from the coding sequence ATGATGAAGGAAGTGGGCGAGTATTCCGGCGTCGCGGCGCCGGTGTCGACGCAGTACCCGCAGTACATCCGTGACAACTACACGGTGTGGGTGACCACGATGATGTGGGCGCTCGAGTCCAACGAAATCTGGGAAGCTGTCAATCCAGGCGGCGATGAGTTCAAGAAGGACGCGTCGAAGTACCGCAAGGACCGACAGACACTCACGGCCATCTGCTCGGTGATGCCGATGGACGTGAAGCAGCACCTGATCTCGAAGAAATCTGCAAAGGAGGCGTGGGAGACGATCAAGACGCTAAATCTTGGTCACAAGCGCGTCCGCGAGGCGGCCCTACAAACCTTGCAGAAGAAGTACGAGAATCTGGAGATGAGAGAAGATGAGACGGTGGACGCCTTCGCTTCAAGGGTCGCTACATTGGTCAATGGGATTCGCGCACTCGACGAGAAGCTCGAGGAGATCTCGATCGTAAGGCGTTTCCTTCGCGCGGCGCCGCCGCGTTACTTGTCCGTTGTTTCGGCGATCGAACAGTGCGTTGATCTCAAGACTCTCATGATGGATGATCTAGTTGGACGATTCAAGGCTCATGATGAGCGGATGAAGATCACCTACGGTGATGCGGTACCGGAAGAGCACGTTATGCTTACCCGTGCCCAGTGGCAGGCGGTGGTCGCCAAAGAGAAAGGCGATAAGGCATATGACATCAGAAGTGATAAAGAAGCTTCTCGTCCAGCGAAAAAGTACGCaggggaggacgaggacgacgctcCGCCGAGGAGGAAGTTTGACATCAAGAAAGTAAGATGTCATAACTGCGGCAAGCTCGGTCACTTCAAGGTTGATTACCGGAAACCACCGAAGCCAAAGGAAAGGGCTCTCATCGCCCAGGAAGGAGATGATGGACCGATGATGCTGATGCTCGAAGTATGCGAGCAGAAGGACGAGGAGGAGCTACCTCCTCCATCACCGGCTACGGAGATTGTGATGGATCACGGTCTACCGTGTGTGGATCATGTGGACAAGCTATGCGACGAAGGTGTCGTCGAGAAGCTACGGAGTGCCCCGTACCCACGTGAAACCACAGATCAGGCAAGTGAAGCTTTGGAGCTCGTTCATGGCGATATATGCGGTCCAATTTCACCCGCAACCCCGTCCGGCAATGAGTACTTCATGCTTGTGGTAGATGATCACAGCCAACACATGTGGATTGTGTTGCTGAAAAGTGAGGATCAAGGTCTACAAGCATTTGAGAAGATCAAGGAAGCTGGAGAGGTCAAGGCGAGGGCGAAGAAGTCCCTACGCATAGATCGGGGTGGTGAATTGAAGCATAAGGTGGTGGCCATGGCACAAAGCATGATGGAGAGTAAAGGCTTGCCAGGAAAGTTAAGGGGTGAGGCAGTCAACACGGTTGGTCTACTTGCTGAACAGGGCGCCAACTAG
- the LOC127344159 gene encoding wall-associated receptor kinase 2-like, producing the protein MSTPLFLLPALLLAVAAASTKTAESLTVAPNCQASCGNVDIPYPFGIGSGCSRKGFEIDCINNGPVLAGTSLQVVHLSVDPAQSLVILPVAWMCYNASKPSTWEDYSYGTTEMNKEGVYRISNTHNMVVVLGCNTFGRTTSTSTEGTNNPYAYYTGCMTYCNNSASAQDGQCAGVGCCHVDIPPGLTDNWFEFRTYDHTGMMDYSPCDYAFLVDKTNYTFKRSDLFKDKNRTSPVWLDWAIRGNNSVSSDILSCTQAAKTTTPKYACVSNHSKCVDTTNGPGYNCSCSDGYEGNAYVVNGCTNINECADSNKYPCKGECENTEGSYLCTCPSGYRSDDARIIPCTRKFPLVAQICIGIIGGILAIAIMAFIIIIRKERRKTKEFYEKNGGLTLEKAKVIKLFKKEELKKILKSGNIIGKGGFGEVYKGLVDNELVAVKKPIRSNVMESTQFANEVIIQSQVIHKNIVKLIGCCLEVDTPMLVYEFIPKGSLDDILHKGDNKVPLSLDVRLSIIKEAAHGLAYMHSQAHTKILHGDVKPANILLNGNFVPKLSDFGISRLIAIDKDHTANVIGDMTYMDPVYLQTGRLTEKSDVYSFGVVILEVISRKKATHRDNNSLVASFLECRKEGKKATELFDQEIAATEDLELLEALAGIAVECLNIDVDPRPSMTDVVARLATLNRSLL; encoded by the exons ATGTCGACCCCATTATTCTTGCTTCCCGCTCTGCTACTGGCGGTAGCAGCAGCTAGCACCAAGACGGCCGAGAGCCTCACCGTGGCTCCTAACTGCCAGGCGAGCTGCGGCAACGTGGACATCCCCTACCCTTTCGGCATCGGCAGTGGCTGCTCCCGCAAGGGCTTCGAGATCGACTGCATCAACAACGGCCCTGTGCTCGCCGGCACCTCCCTCCAGGTGGTGCACCTTTCAGTGGATCCTGCACAGTCGCTGGTGATCCTCCCCGTGGCGTGGATGTGCTACAACGCCTCCAAACCAAGCACGTGGGAGGACTATAGCTATGGTACGACAGAAATGAACAAGGAAGGCGTGTACCGCATCTCCAACACACACAACATGGTCGTCGTCCTTGGCTGTAACACCTTTGGGCGCACGACAAGCACGAGTACCGAGGGCACCAACAACCCCTACGCCTACTACACGGGGTGCATGACCTACTGCAACAACTCGGCGAGCGCCCAGGACGGCCAGTGCGCCGGCGTCGGGTGCTGCCATGTCGACATCCCGCCGGGGCTCACCGACAACTGGTTCGAATTCCGGACGTACGACCACACCGGCATGATGGACTACAGCCCGTGTGACTACGCCTTCCTCGTCGACAAGACAAACTACACCTTCAAGCGCTCCGACTTGTTCAAGGACAAGAACCGGACCTCGCCGGTGTGGCTAGACTGGGCCATCCGCGGCAACAACTCCGTCTCCAGCGACATACTATCCTGCACCCAAGCGGCCAAGACCACCACCCCCAAGTACGCCTGCGTGAGCAACCACAGTAAGTGCGTTGACACCACCAATGGGCCCGGCTACAACTGCAGCTGCTCCGATGGCTACGAGGGCAACGCCTATGTTGTCAACGGATGCACGA ATATAAATGAATGTGCAGATTCAAACAAGTATCCCTGCAAAGGTGAATGCGAGAACACCGAAGGATCGTATCTATGCACCTGTCCTTCAGGTTACAGGAGCGATGACGCGAGAATCATACCATGTACTCGAAAGTTTCCACTAGTTGCACAGATTTGCATAG GTATAATAGGTGGTATTCTTGCCATCGCAATAATGGCATTCATCATTATTATTCGAAAAGAGAGGCGGAAGACCAAGGAGTTTTATGAGAAAAATGGTGGTCTTACCTTGGAGAAGGCAAAAGTTATAAAGCTTTTCAAAAAGGAGGAGCTCAAGAAAATATTGAAGAGTGGTAATATAATCGGAAAAGGTGGCTTCGGTGAAGTCTACAAGGGGCTTGTTGATAATGAACTTGTCGCAGTAAAGAAACCAATTCGCAGCAATGTGATGGAGAGCACGCAGTTTGCAAATGAAGTCATCATCCAGTCTCAAGTCATCCACAAGAACATCGTTAAGCTCATAGGTTGTTGCTTAGAAGTGGATACCCCAATGCTAGTGTATGAGTTCATCCCCAAAGGAAGCCTGGATGACATTCTTCACAAGGGTGACAACAAGGTGCCTCTCAGCTTAGATGTGCGTCTAAGTATTATTAAAGAAGCAGCACATGGTCTAGCTTATATGCATTCGCAAGCCCACACCAAAATCCTACACGGTGATGTTAAACCAGCAAATATACTCTTGAATGGAAATTTTGTGCCAAAGCTCTCAGACTTTGGCATATCGAGGTTGATTGCAATAGATAAGGACCACACCGCAAACGTCATTGGTGACATGACTTATATGGATCCAGTCTACCTACAAACAGGCCGATTGACAGAAAAAAGTGATGTGTACAGTTTTGGGGTTGTCATCTTAGAAGTCATTAGCAGGAAGAAGGCCACTCACAGAGACAATAACAGCTTAGTGGCGAGTTTTCTTGAATGTCGCAAAGAAGGGAAGAAAGCAACAGAGTTGTTTGATCAGGAAATTGCAGCAACAGAAGATTTGGAGCTCCTTGAGGCCCTGGCAGGGATTGCTGTGGAATGTCTTAATATTGATGTGGATCCCAGACCATCAATGACAGATGTTGTGGCACGCCTTGCCACATTAAATAGATCTTTGCTATAA
- the LOC139829705 gene encoding DNA repair protein RAD51 homolog 2-like: MANKLVSEMRLPPHLAHLLAARRLTTAKDVLSLPEVELMTLLDAGILTARAAVSHVSEFACPPCQTALALLEERVRLGGGGRLPTTLCGLDEALGGGIPLGKLTEVVGPSGIGKTQLCLKLALLATLPECYGGLNGRVVYIDTESKFSSRRMIEIGQKSFPQVFRQEGLAQKMAGRILVMRPTSLSDFTKSLEQMKVTLLQNDVKLLIVDSVAALTSSENERGTSTTGFTQHPLRWALSFLKSIAEFARIPVVVTNQVRSQSNDDGYHYSFEVKKMGDGNGAERIESHLVAALGIQWAHAVTIRLVFESHSGHRFIKVAKSPMSPAVAFPFIVESSGITLLTDEGIDVSGPEITSIRCQGQNLLGLGE; encoded by the exons ATGGCCAACAAGCTGGTTTCGGAGATGCGGCTGCCTCCCCACCTCGCCCACCTCCTCGCCGCGCGCCGCCTCACCACGGCCAAG GACGTGCTGTCGCTGCCGGAGGTGGAGCTCATGACCCTGCTCGACGCCGGCATCCTCACCGCCCGCGCCGCCGTCTCCCACGTCAGCGAGTTCGCCTGCCCGCCCTGCCAAACG GCGCTCGCGCTCCTGGAGGAGCGGGTCCGGCTGGGAGGCGGCGGCCGGCTGCCCACCACGCTCTGCGGGCTGGACGAGGCGCTGGGCGGAGGCATTCCCCTGGGGAAGCTCACCGAGGTCGTCGGGCCCTCCGGGATCGGCAAGACACAG CTCTGTCTGAAGCTCGCACTGTTGGCAACATTACCAGAATGCTACGGGGGCTTAAACGGTCGAGTTGTGTATATTGACACTGAATCCAAGTTCTCTTCACGGAG GATGATCGAGATAGGTCAGAAAAGCTTTCCTCAAGTATTCAGGCAAGAAGGCTTGGCACAGAAG ATGGCTGGCAGGATCCTAGTGATGCGACCAACATCATTATCTGATTTCACAAAGAG TTTGGAGCAGATGAAGGTGACTCTACTCCAGAACGATGTCAAGTTACTTATTGTTGACAGCGTGGCTGCTCTCACATCCTC GGAGAACGAAAGAGGTACAAGTACAACAGGTTTCACGCAACACCCTCTAAGATGGGCTCTTTCATTTCTTAA GTCTATTGCAGAGTTCGCAAGAATTCCAGTTGTAGTTACAAACCAAGTCCGCAGCCAAAGTAACGATGATGGTTATCATTACTCGTTTGAAG TAAAAAAGATGGGTGATGGCAATGGTGCTGAAAGAATTGAATCTCATCTTGTTGCTGCTCTAGGAATTCAGTGGGCTCATGCTGTAACTATCCGTCTAGTCTTCGAATCCCACTCAG GTCACAGGTTCATCAAGGTAGCGAAATCTCCCATGTCTCCAGCTGTAGCATTTCCTTTCATTGTGGAATCATCTGGCATTACATTGCTAACTGATGAAGGAATTGATGTGTCAGGTCCTGAGATAACCTCGATCCGCTGCCAAG GGCAAAATCTGCTGGGTCTGGGAGAATGA